A window of Nicotiana tabacum cultivar K326 chromosome 24, ASM71507v2, whole genome shotgun sequence contains these coding sequences:
- the LOC107828197 gene encoding spermidine synthase, with product MAEECAAFVLPVKRPREEEQQQEEMEAANHNNDNGCTNESPYISSVLPGWFSEISPLWPGEAHSLKVEKILFQGKSDYQNVMVFQSSTYGKVLVLDGVIQLTERDECAYQEMIAHLPLCSIPNPKKVLVIGGGDGGVLREVSRHSSVEQIDICEIDKMVVEVSKQFFPDVAVGYEDPRVNLHIGDGVAFLKNVAAGTYDAVIVDSSDPIGPAQELFEKPFFDSIARALRPGGVVSTQAESIWLHMHIIEEIVANCRQIFKGSVNYAWTTVPTYPSGMIGFMLCSTEGPAVDFKNPINPIDDDDDSHTKTLGPLKFYNSELHKASFCLPSFAKRVIESKGK from the exons ATGGCAGAGGAGTGTGCAGCATTTGTATTGCCTGTGAAGAGACCAAGAGAAGAGGAACAACAACAGGAAGAGATGGAAGCAGCCAACCACAACAACGACAACGGTTGCACCAATGAGTCTCCTTATATCTCTTCTGTTCTTCCTGGCTGGTTCTCTGAGATTAGCCCCCTTTGGCCTG GGGAAGCACACTCGTTGAAGGTTGAGAAGATATTGTTTCAAGGGAAGTCTGATTACCAGAATGTCATGGTTTTTCAG TCATCAACTTATGGAAAGGTGCTTGTTTTGGATGGTGTGATTCAACTCACAGAGAGGGATGAATGTGCTTACCAAGAGATGATCGCTCATCTTCCTCTTTGTTCAATTCCAAATCCCAAAAAG GTGCTGGTTATTGGAGGAGGAGATGGTGGTGTCTTGCGTGAGGTGTCACGTCATTCTTCTGTCGAGCAGATTGACATATGTGAGATTGACAAGATGGTAGTTGAG GTTTCTAAACAATTTTTCCCAGATGTAGCTGTAGGATACGAGGATCCACGTGTTAATCTCCACATTGGTGATG GAGTTGCATTTTTGAAAAATGTTGCTGCAGGAACTTACGATGCTGTCATAGTGGATTCATCTGACCCTATAG GTCCAGCACAAGAGTTGTTCGAAAAGCCTTTCTTTGATTCTATAGCAAGAGCTCTGCGTCCAGGAGGGGTTGTATCTACACAGGCTGAGAGTATATGGCTTCACATGCACATAATTGAAGAAATCGTTGCCAattgccgccaaatcttcaaaggCTCAGTTAACTATGCATGGACTACAGTTCCTACTTATCCAAG TGGTATGATTGGTTTCATGCTCTGCTCTACTGAGGGACCTGCAGTTGATTTCAAGAACCCAATTAACCCCATCGATGACGACGATGACAGCCATACCAAAACTCTTGGACCTTTGAAGTTTTACAACTCTGAG CTTCACAAAGCATCATTCTGTTTGCCATCATTTGCCAAGAGGGTGATTGAATCCAAAGGAAAATGA